The Alphaproteobacteria bacterium genome segment TGTTCCAGTCGTTGATGTGGATGTACGGCTACGACCAGCATCACTTCCCGCAACCGTGCTTCAATACGCGCTACATCGACAACACAGTCGATCCGGACAGCCGCATTGCCGGGATCAACCTCGATCCAGCGCGCTGGGTCATTCCGGAAACCGTCGGCGAAGATTATTTCGGCGCGGTTGCCGCGCGCCTCGACCGCGGCGAATGGGTCGAGTTCCATCATCCTGTGCGCCCGCGTTTCCTCGCGGACCTGCCGGGGACGAAGAGCGTTTATCTCTACCGCGACCCGCGCGACATCATCACGACGCACTTCCATCGCATCAAATACGACACCGGGGCGGGCGGCTTCGAAGCCATGAAGCGGCTGTCGGACGACGATCTCTTTATTCAGATCATGCGCGGTTACGAATACATCCAGCCGCAACGCGACTACTACGCACGCGGCATGGCGCTCGATACGTTCGTGGCCCAGTTTGTCGACATCGCCGCGCACGACACCGTGTGCGGGCTGCGCTTCGAGGATATCCGTTACCGCCCACGCGAGACCTACCGCGCACTCTTGCACTGGCTTGGCCTTGGCGGCCTCGCCTTGGTACCGGACGACGACGCGACGTTGGATCGGATCATTCACCTCGGCAGCTTCGCCCATCAATCGGGCGGCAAGATCGCCGAGGGCCGCGCCGCCACGCACATCTTCAGCGACGGCTCGCCCGCCATCGCCCGCGGCCTGCGCCGCGGCGTCGCCGGCGACTGGCAAAATCACTTCTCACCGCGGGTCAAACGCGTCTTCAAAGACATGGCGGGCGATGCCCTCGTGGCCCTGGGCTACGCCGACGACCTGGACTGGTAGACCGCGCACTCCCCGCGCCGGCGGTGTGCCGCGACGGCGGGCGCGACCGGGGAAATTGACGCATCCGCCCGCCGGTGGCAGCATTCGCCCTACCTAGAACGCCCCCTGCCGCAACGCGGCGCCCGTCGCGAAAGGTCTCGACCATGCATATTGAACCGGCCGTCGTCGACGGCGCCAAGATCGCCCTCAGCTATGCAACGGCCGTCGGCGCCGCCGGGGTTGCCGGCAAAATGGCCTATGACACGATCAAGACCGACGGCGGCGTGGCCGCACTGGCGGCCCGGTCCGTCGTCACCACGGCGCTCGTCTTCGGCTTTTTCCAGGTTCTGCCCCACCATCCGGTGGGCGTGTCCGAGGTTCACTTCATCCTCGGCTCCACC includes the following:
- a CDS encoding sulfotransferase domain-containing protein, encoding MLERAMAPPAPPQPDAATVEAIGLGIAFDPQQPFSTDVCAHILMGLEALDRSKPICLLDLNGEAALMGQAAQRLSAREINYVAVGLDGIKRRTNGPERNFSDAAYSAVVALCRPSEAYRMVRFIADHFRDPGPIVLPFLERSAGGAFATRLTLGANDAIVTATVPGAGSKRFIPVFQSLMWMYGYDQHHFPQPCFNTRYIDNTVDPDSRIAGINLDPARWVIPETVGEDYFGAVAARLDRGEWVEFHHPVRPRFLADLPGTKSVYLYRDPRDIITTHFHRIKYDTGAGGFEAMKRLSDDDLFIQIMRGYEYIQPQRDYYARGMALDTFVAQFVDIAAHDTVCGLRFEDIRYRPRETYRALLHWLGLGGLALVPDDDATLDRIIHLGSFAHQSGGKIAEGRAATHIFSDGSPAIARGLRRGVAGDWQNHFSPRVKRVFKDMAGDALVALGYADDLDW